AGAAACTGATTTGCTAGCCACACGTTTAGGAAATCCTCAATATGATCCACATGGAGATCCTATTCCCACCAAATTAGGAAAAGTGGCTGATTTAGAAGGTGAGTTTTTGTCATCTTTAAAAGTTGGTTCTGTTGGTAGAATAGTGCATATAGAAGATGAGCCTGATGTAATTTATAAACAAATACTTGCAGAGAAAATTCATATTGGTTCTCAAATAAGAGTTATAGAGAATAATAAAGAACGCGTGGTTTTTTATGCGGAAGGTCAAGAGTTTGTTCTGGCTCCAATAGTAGCGGCAAATATTACCATTACACTTCTTGAAAAAGAAGAATCATTGGAAGAGAATATGGCCAGATTATCTAGTTTAAAAGATAATGAAGAGGCTTCTATTATAGGAATTTCAAAAGAAAGTAGAGGAGATAGTAGAAGAAGATTATTGGATTTAGGATTTGTAAGGGGAGCTAAAATAAGCATCGATTTAGAGAGCCCTTTTGGCAATCCTATTGCTTATTTAATTAAAGGTACCAGCATTGCTTTAAGGCATGATCAAGCTTCTAAAATTCTCATCAAAAAGGGTATAGAAAATGGAAAATAAAGTAAATAGTGCATGTGAAACTTGCCCGCAATTTAATGCGAAAGGATTAAAAAAGTTAGGCGTTCATACCGATAATATTGACTATGTAGTCGCTTTAGCGGGTAATCCTAATACAGGAAAAAGTACCGTTTTTAATGCATTAACCGGTTTGCGTCAACATACGGGAAATTGGCCTGGTAAAACGGTGGTTAGGGCTGAAGGTGCTTTTGAGTATAATGACAGTAAATTTAAATTGGTTGATTTACCAGGAACCTATTCGCTGCTATCTACATCGCAAGATGAGGAGGTGGCACGAGATTTTATTCTTTTCGGAAAGCCTAATGTAACGGTAATTGTTGTAGATGCCAGTAGGTTAGAGCGAAATCTAAATTTAGTATTGCAAATATTAGAGATTACAGATAAAGCAGTGTTATGCTTAAATCTTATGGATGAGGCCAAAAGAAATAACATTAAAATAGATGAAAGAACGCTCTCTAGAGATTTGGGAATACCAGTAGTGCCAACGAGTGCTCGATTTAACGAAGGGATTCCTGATTTAATACAAACGATTAGCGAAGTGGCTTCAGGAAAAATAATTTGTAAACCACATAGAATAAAAAATGTACCCAAAAAAATTGAAGATGCTGTTGAAAAGTTGAGTACAGAGATAAAAAAACAGTTTCCAACGATACCAAATAGTCGATGGATTGCCTTTAGATTGTTAGAAGGTGATAATCGTATTATAAAAGCGTTAAAAACAGGTGAATTTGCTTAAAAATAACAAATGAATAAAGACGAGATAGAAAATTTAATAACCTTATCTTCAGATTTACGCTGGAAAATCGGCGACGATTTTCACGATAGTTTAGCAGAAGGTATTTATGCTGATGCTTCTGAAATTTCAAATGCATCAGTAAGCAAAGATAATGAGAAGAAAAAGTTTCGTTTAGATGCGAAGATTGATAGAATTGTAACGAGTAAAACGTGGGGATTTCCAATCATGTTTTTAGTGTTGGCTTTGATATTATGGATTACAATTATAGGTGCTAATTACCCATCAGCTATGTTAGCTGATGTATTGTTAGATGTTGTTCATCCCTTTTTAAAAGGATTGGCAGCGAGTATAGGAATGCCGTGGTGGTTAGACGGATTTTTAATTGATGGTGTTTATTTAGCTGTTGCATGGGTTATTGCTGTAATGTTGCCGCCTATGGCTATCTTTTTTCCGTTATTTACATTGCTTGAAGATTTTGGATATTTACCCAGAGTAGCATTTAATATGGACTATTTGTTTAAAAAATCTGGAGCTCATGGTAAACAAGCATTAACGATGAGTATGGGTTTTGGCTGTAACGCTGCAGGGGTAGTAGCAACACGAATTATTGATAGTCCCAGAGAACGTTTGATCGCAATAATTACTAATAATTTTTCATTGTGTAATGGTCGTTGGCCTACTCAGATATTAATAGCTACAATTTTTATAGGTGCCGTAGTTCCTTCTTCACTTTCAACCGTAGCTTCTATGTCAGCCGTTATTGGAATTGCAATTTTAGGAATATTTTTTATGTTTTTAACATCTTGGGCTCTAACAAAAACGGTGTTAAAAGGAGAGGTTTCTACTTTTAATTTGGAATTACCACCTTATCGTCCTCCAAGAGTATTAAAAACAATTTATACTTCATTAATAGACAGAACTTTAATTGTTTTATGGAGAGCTATTGTTTTTGCGGCTCCGGCCGGTGCGGTAATATGGTTAATCTCAAATATTTATATAGGTAATGAAAGTATCGCCGCTTGGACTATAGATTCTTTAGATAGTTTTGGTTTTCTACTAGGTTTAAATGGAGTCATTTTATTGGCCTATATCGTAGCTATTCCAGCAAATGAAATTGTTATACCAACTATTTTAATGTTAACTGTTTTGGTTACTGGTGTTACAGGAGGTGAAGGTGCAGGAGTTATGTTTGAATTAGATTCAGTAAATGCCACAGGCGATTTATTACGATCAGGAGGTTGGACCTTACTTACAGCGGTTAATTTGATGTTATTTAGCTTGTTGCACAATCCGTGTAGTACAACTATTTATACCATATATAAAGAAACAAACAGTTTAAAATGGACAACCGTAGCCACAATTTTACCTGTAATTATGGGATTTGTAGTTACTTTTTTAGTTGCACAAATTTGGCGATTGTTTTGATATAATATACTTTTATAAAAAAATCGATTTGCAACCATCAACATTTCAAGTTTATAATGCATCCGCAGGAAGTGGTAAAACATTTACGCTTGTAAAGTCTTATGTAAAGATTTTATTAGAAACGGAAGAGACGTATCGTTTTCAACATATTTTAGCCGTAACCTTTACCAATAAAGCCGCGGCAGAAATGAAAACAAGGGTGATAGAAAATCTAAGAGCGTTTTCTAATCCTGATATTTTAAAAAATAAAACGGATCTTTTCAAGACCATAGAAGCTGATTTTTTAAAGGAAGGAATAATTGTAAATGATATTGCATTACATCAACGCTCCAAAAAAGTAGTAAATGCTATTCTTCAAAATTACTCTGCATTTAATATAACCACCATTGATAGTTTTACGCATCGGTTAATTCGAAGTTTTGCTCATGATTTGGGACTGTCGCTTAATTTTGATGTTGAAATGGATGCCAATTCGTTATTAGACGAGGCTGTAGATCAACTTATTTCTCAAATTGGTGAAGATGCTGAATTAACAACTATTTTAATCGATTTTGCTCTACAGAAAACTGATGATGATAAGTCGTGGGATATAACGCGAGAGCTAAAAGAAATTGCCAAAATATTATTGAATGAAAATGATAAAATACAGCTTGAAAAAATTCAAGAAAAACCAATAAAAGATTTTATTGACTTAAAAAATCAGTTATTAAAAGATCAAAAATTACTAGAAAACCAATTCAAGTCAATTGGTGAAGAAGGTATAAAGATTATTGAAAATTTGGGATTGAATTTCAATGACTTTTTTCGGTCAATGTTACCCAATCATTTTAAAAATATAGCTTACAATTTAGAAAAGGCCAAATTTTTTAGTGTAAATAGCTTAAGAGAAAAAGTAACGAATCAAGAGTTTTATGCAAAATCAAAATCGCCCGATATAAAAGCAGCCATTGATGGTGTAGCCTCTGAATTAAGCTCCTTGTATTTTGAGTCTGAAAAAATATATCAAGAATATATTTTAAAGCAACTTTTTCTTAAGAACTTAATACCACTTGCAGTATTAAGTCGTATTAACAAGACGTTAAACGAGATAAAAGAAGAAAAGAATATTCGCTTAAATGCCGAGTTTAATCAACTTATAAGTAAAAATTTACAAGATCAACCGGCACCTTATATTTACGAGCGTATTGGTGAAAAATTCAAGCATTATTTTATTGATGAAATGCAAGATACATCCTTGCTGCAATGGCATAATATTATTCCATTAATAAAAAACGCCTTGTCTCAAGAACATACCGGATTGCTTTTGGTGGGCGATACCAAACAGTCCATTTATCGTTGGCGAGGAAGTGAGCCAGAACAGTTCCTTAAATTGGCTCAAGAAGGAGATACTCATGCTCATAACCCTTTTCATATAAAAAAGGAGTTACGGTCTTTAGAAACGAATTATCGAAGTTATACGGAGGTTATTAATTTTAACAACAACTTTTTTCAATACATTTCTAATTATTTTAATGAAGTTGATTACAAGGATATTTACTTTAATGAGAATAAGCAGCAACAAACCAATAAAGTGGGCGGATATGTTTCACTATCTTTTGTTGAAAAAGGCTTAGTTGCTGACGAAAAGGGGTTGGCTTATGGAGAAAAAGTACTTCAGATTATAAAAAATGCAGCGGAAGATTTTCAATTAAATGAAATTTGTGTACTCACAAGAACAAAGAAACATGGCGTTGCTATTGCCAATTTTTTAACAGAAAATAATGTCGATATTATCAGTTCAGAAACGTTGTTATTACAGAATTCTGAAAAGGTTAATTATGTGATTGATGTATTAACATATCTTCAAAATAACAACGATAAAGAGGCGAAGTTTAACCTGCTCTATTTTTTATATAATCATTTAGGTGTGACTAGCGATAAGCACTTGTTTTTTAAAGAATTAATTGACTTATCTGTCGTTGAGTTATTTCAGTTTTTAAACGATTTTAAAATTGACTTTGATCCTAAAGAGATTGGACAATTACCACTTTATGAAAGTGTTGAATATATTTTAAGAAGCGTTAATTTTAATGAAACTTCTGATGCCTATTTACAATTCTTTTTAGATGAGGTATTAAAATATTCACTAAAAAAATCGACGGATACCCGAGCGTTTTTAGAATTTTGGAAAGATAAAAAAGATAAGCTCAGTATCGTAGTGCCTGAAGAAAAAAATGCCGTTCAGATTATGACCATTCATAAGTCTAAAGGACTGGAATTTCCAGTAGTTATTTTTCCTTTCGATTTAGATATTTATAGAGATATGGGGTCTAAAGGTTGGTATTCGATTGAAAACCCTGAGGACTTTAATAATTTTGAGACTTTATTGGTCAATC
The nucleotide sequence above comes from Aureibaculum algae. Encoded proteins:
- a CDS encoding metal-dependent transcriptional regulator, giving the protein MNYNPTHALLIFFGLVLISYLLFRPKSGWFWVIKNNLKSNEKIVIEDVLKQLYHTENAGKDMNLHELSNSLKFDERTIVDVIKKMTIIELITFDGENLKLTDSGRDYALRIVRVHRLWEKYLAEKTGFDKMEWHDRAEDMEHKLSHEETDLLATRLGNPQYDPHGDPIPTKLGKVADLEGEFLSSLKVGSVGRIVHIEDEPDVIYKQILAEKIHIGSQIRVIENNKERVVFYAEGQEFVLAPIVAANITITLLEKEESLEENMARLSSLKDNEEASIIGISKESRGDSRRRLLDLGFVRGAKISIDLESPFGNPIAYLIKGTSIALRHDQASKILIKKGIENGK
- a CDS encoding FeoB small GTPase domain-containing protein; this encodes MENKVNSACETCPQFNAKGLKKLGVHTDNIDYVVALAGNPNTGKSTVFNALTGLRQHTGNWPGKTVVRAEGAFEYNDSKFKLVDLPGTYSLLSTSQDEEVARDFILFGKPNVTVIVVDASRLERNLNLVLQILEITDKAVLCLNLMDEAKRNNIKIDERTLSRDLGIPVVPTSARFNEGIPDLIQTISEVASGKIICKPHRIKNVPKKIEDAVEKLSTEIKKQFPTIPNSRWIAFRLLEGDNRIIKALKTGEFA
- a CDS encoding UvrD-helicase domain-containing protein, translating into MQPSTFQVYNASAGSGKTFTLVKSYVKILLETEETYRFQHILAVTFTNKAAAEMKTRVIENLRAFSNPDILKNKTDLFKTIEADFLKEGIIVNDIALHQRSKKVVNAILQNYSAFNITTIDSFTHRLIRSFAHDLGLSLNFDVEMDANSLLDEAVDQLISQIGEDAELTTILIDFALQKTDDDKSWDITRELKEIAKILLNENDKIQLEKIQEKPIKDFIDLKNQLLKDQKLLENQFKSIGEEGIKIIENLGLNFNDFFRSMLPNHFKNIAYNLEKAKFFSVNSLREKVTNQEFYAKSKSPDIKAAIDGVASELSSLYFESEKIYQEYILKQLFLKNLIPLAVLSRINKTLNEIKEEKNIRLNAEFNQLISKNLQDQPAPYIYERIGEKFKHYFIDEMQDTSLLQWHNIIPLIKNALSQEHTGLLLVGDTKQSIYRWRGSEPEQFLKLAQEGDTHAHNPFHIKKELRSLETNYRSYTEVINFNNNFFQYISNYFNEVDYKDIYFNENKQQQTNKVGGYVSLSFVEKGLVADEKGLAYGEKVLQIIKNAAEDFQLNEICVLTRTKKHGVAIANFLTENNVDIISSETLLLQNSEKVNYVIDVLTYLQNNNDKEAKFNLLYFLYNHLGVTSDKHLFFKELIDLSVVELFQFLNDFKIDFDPKEIGQLPLYESVEYILRSVNFNETSDAYLQFFLDEVLKYSLKKSTDTRAFLEFWKDKKDKLSIVVPEEKNAVQIMTIHKSKGLEFPVVIFPFDLDIYRDMGSKGWYSIENPEDFNNFETLLVNQSKSLENIGELGQQLYQSYRNEKELDNINLLYVTFTRAIEQLYIIGEQKTLKDKPTSSSQFLMDFLDKKGEWSETKTEYTFGNKERVSVKPEDKKNTVQFNQLMSTSWQSHNIAIVANSSLLWDSERGESIKYGNLIHELMSQIKTADDIEEVIEKYVSLGNIVASDKETISGLIHQIVSHPSLESYYQQNNTVYNEREIFTELGEIIIPDRLVIDEDNNATIIDYKTGKPEKKYHHQLNSYANVVFQLGYTVAKKMLVYIDEDIAVEEVL
- a CDS encoding nucleoside recognition domain-containing protein is translated as MNKDEIENLITLSSDLRWKIGDDFHDSLAEGIYADASEISNASVSKDNEKKKFRLDAKIDRIVTSKTWGFPIMFLVLALILWITIIGANYPSAMLADVLLDVVHPFLKGLAASIGMPWWLDGFLIDGVYLAVAWVIAVMLPPMAIFFPLFTLLEDFGYLPRVAFNMDYLFKKSGAHGKQALTMSMGFGCNAAGVVATRIIDSPRERLIAIITNNFSLCNGRWPTQILIATIFIGAVVPSSLSTVASMSAVIGIAILGIFFMFLTSWALTKTVLKGEVSTFNLELPPYRPPRVLKTIYTSLIDRTLIVLWRAIVFAAPAGAVIWLISNIYIGNESIAAWTIDSLDSFGFLLGLNGVILLAYIVAIPANEIVIPTILMLTVLVTGVTGGEGAGVMFELDSVNATGDLLRSGGWTLLTAVNLMLFSLLHNPCSTTIYTIYKETNSLKWTTVATILPVIMGFVVTFLVAQIWRLF